In Paenibacillus stellifer, the DNA window TGTACCGGGCATTCCACGGGGACAGCCGCTATCTGGCGGAGATGAACACCTCGCTCCGCCGCCTGACGGGAAGCATGGCCGATTTCGGCCGGATGTATTCGTCCTTCGATGTCGTCCATCTATCCGTCGTCACCCGGGTCGACGACCCCTGCAATGTGCTGCTGCCGGAAATTGCGCTGCTCGCCCGGGCGATTCTCGGGCAGTCGTTCAAATCGGTGCAGACCGATCTGTTCGCGCTGATCAGCGAGCGAGAGCAGGCCGAGAGCTACGGGCTGTCCAGCTCGGAGGGCCTCGCCTTCCTGCGCGAGCTGGACGGCATGCAGGCGCCGGACTACAGAATGGAGGCCCCGCTGCTCGTAACCGAAGACGGGCTTTCCATCCCGGTATCGCATGGGCCATCGCCGCTGTTCGATTTGGTCTACGTGCTGTCGGACAAGAACGAGCGTGGAACCTCGCCGGTGAACGGCATGCAGGACAACTACGAGATTATTTCCCACATCAGTCTGCTGAAGAACGTCATGCGGCCTGCCGGCGATTCCGGTCCGGATCAAGGCGGCTATAACAACATGGCGTTCAAAAGCGGCATAAGGGGCAGCACGGGCCGGCAGGGATACGCTTCCGCCGGCTTCTCCGGTGTCCGGCGGCCGAACCGGCAGATTGCGCTGGCAGTGCTGTACCATACGTTCAAGCGTTTCCGGGAGAAGCTGCTCACGGGAAGCGGCCCCGCTCCGCGCGAGCGGATGGAGCTGATGGGCTTGACGCCGGGCAGGCTGCGGGAAGCGGCAATGCGGCTCCTTCCGGACAAGGAAGGGCTGAATGAGATGACCGGGCTGATGAGCTACGGTCGCCCGTCCTACGGCGAGCTCAAGCGCCTGACGCTGAGCGAGGCGGAGGATATGCTCTTCGGCTCTGGAGGGGAGGCTTATTTCCGCAGCAATTTCACCGAGCCGTCGTCCCGTCTGCTGGAGACTGTCAATCCGCTGACGGATTGGAAGCCGCTGCTGGCGGCGGGAGACGTAGCCGGACCGCGGGTGACGTTCGTTCAGCTGGCCGAATGGACGGCCGATAAGGAGAACGCCGGAAGCGTTCTGCACGGCCTGCGGCAGCATATGGCCGGCCTTAGAGCCGGGATCGCCTCATCGCGGGAAGAAATCAGCCGATTGTTCGGCGAGCGTGTGGAGTCGCTGCCGTTCCCCCGTGTTCCGCTGATGGATAAACGGACGGTCCGGAATTTGATTCATTATCTTTTTGCGGAAGGCTATGGCCTGAAATACGAGCTGCTGCTGCTTGAGACGGAGCTTGCCCTTTGCCTTCGGATCGAAGCCGCGCTGGAGTCGCTGCATGAATCCAGCATCCGGCGGCTGCGCACCATGGAGCGGCTGGAGGAAGAACTGAAAGCGGCGGCGCTGGACAGCATCGGCCGTGCGGAGGGCGATGTCGGCCGGAATATCATGGAGTATTACCGGGCCGTGACCGATGAGGTGATCAGCGACATTGAGACACGCCGCGGGCATGATGCGCTGCAGAGCGAACGCTATCTGGGCGATCTGACGGAACTGCTGGACCGGGGGTCCGAGGAGGTTCTGTCCAGGCTGACCTTGGTGTGTGGACGCGAGATTTTGACGAAGGAGCTTTTCACGTTGTCCTTTGAGGAGGAGCTGCTGCGGCGGGCGAATGTCGCGGCGGCGTATGAGAACCGTGAGGTTCTTACGAAGGAAGAGCTGTTCCGGCGGCTGTACCGTCTGCTGGAGGAGGAAGCGTCCATCAATGTCCGGCTGTTTGAGTACACCCAGGAGCATCGGCATGAGGAAAAATACTTCTTCGGCGACAGCGCCTCCGAGTTTATGCGCTACGCCCTGTCCGCAGACGAGACGACTCGCATCTACCGGCTGGGCTTCGTGCACGAACGGCGGCGCAGCGGGGTGGAGAAGCTGAATCTGATGGGCGGCTTCCATCTGGAGGACCTGCTCTACTACCGGAACGGCAGGATTTATTATGAAACGTATTTGAAGAACGGCTATGGGCTGCACGGTGTGGACGAAGCGTCGCTTCCCGCTCTGCGCTAGAAGCCTGCCGAAAGGATGATGGATGGATATGCAGCGAAAGGTGAATCTGCTACTCTTGTTGTTCAGTCTGATTGGCGGAGCAGTTGCTTGGATCATCGGCGAGGCTCTGCTCGGCAGCCTGCTGGAGAATTGGCCTTCTATTCTCGCGATCGGCGTGTACTTCGCCATTGTGGCGCTGGGCGTCGGTCTTGGCTGCCTTCTGGCGGAGATTATCTCGCCGAGGCTTAACGGCTTCTCCTGGAAGCAGCGCTATCTCGGGTTATCGTGGAAGCTGCTTCCGCTGACTGTGGCGATTGTGCTCGGCGCCGGCGTGCTGACCGAATTTATCTACGAGCTGAATTTCGGCGGTCTGAGGCCGGTCAAGGATATCGTCATGGTGATTGACGATTCCGGCAGCATGGGAACGAATGATCCGAACAACCGGCGCTACGCAGCCGCAAGCGAGCTTGTCGGACGGATGGACAACGACAATCGCGTTGCAGTGCTGACGTTCAGCGACAAGGCTTCCGTGGCGCAGCCGCTGACCCCGCTGTCGGGAACGGATAAGCGGGAGCAGGTCGTGAAGGCCATTCAGGGTCTTCAGACGACCACAGGCGGAACGAACCTCAGCGGCGCGCTGACGGCCGCGCTGGATGTGCTGAGCGGCGGCGGCTCCGGCCGGGGAGCGATGGTCATTCTGCTGTCGGACGGAGTGAGCCAGCTGGATACCGCCACGGAGCTTCAGCCGTACTTGGACCAGGGAGTTGCCGTGAACACGGTCGGACTGGGTCTCAGCGGTTCTGACGGATCGACCCTGCTGAAGGATATCGCTTCGGTGACGGGCGGACAGTATTACGATGTATCGGACGCGGACCGGCTGGCTGATGTGTTCCGGCAGATCTATGACCGGCTCGGCGACCGGACGCTGCTGACCGAGCGGACGGACGCCGCGCAGAACAGCCCTTATTATGCAGTCGTTCGCATTATTTCGCTTCTTCTGATCGGCGGGGCGCTGGGCCTTGGGCTCGGCATCCTGTTCGACAACCGTCATTTGGCCCGGAGCTTCGGGCTCGGCGGCCTCGTGTCCGGCCTGCTTGCGGGCCTGACTCTGGAATACGGGCTTGGCGGGGAAGCGGTGCTTGACGTTATGGTCCGGCTGCTGGCTGTGCTTCTGCTCGCCGGCGTGATGGCTCTGTTCACCGGAGTTGTTCCAGTCGGCGAAGGACGCCTGACCCGCCGGGGAAGCAGAGCCGCGCAGCAGCCGGCACGCCCGACGCGAGGCTTCCCGTCACGCGGAGGCAAGGGCAGCAAGGGCTTTTAGCCCGAGCGCCCGGGTTTAGCCCGAGCGCCCGGGTTTAGCCCGAGCGCCCGGGTTTAGCCCGGGCGCCCGGGGCAAGACCGCATTAAATGCGCCCCAACAATAAGGAAAGGAGCTTGGCGGCGATGAGGTACATCGAGCAATCGCCAGGTCTTCCCGCCATCGGAGGCCTTACCTCCCGCGTGGAGGACCGGATCTGCATGCTGAGATGGCATTGGCCGGAAGGGCTCCAGGCCGTATATATTCACAAAAGCCCTGAAGGCGGAGATCCTGCGGAATCCGCCGCTCTCTCCGGTCTGAAGCTGTACACCCGGGAAGAGTACAAGGCGGGCTCGGGCTTTCAGGACCGGCTCGAGGAGATCGGACCGGTGGTCTACACCGTGCTCGCCCGTCATACGGAGGACGGAGAGACAGTGCTCGTCCGGCAGGATGACGGAGCCAACCGGATTACGGTCAGCGCGGGCAAGGCCCGGATCTATGTGGATATTGACCGCAAGCGCGGCCTGTTCCGCAAGGAGCAGAGCATCCGGATGACGATAACGGCCGAAGTGCCCGTCGGCAAGGATGTGCTGTGCTATGTCAAGAAGCGCGGCGGCTATCCCGCCGCGAAGGAGGACGGGACGCTGTTCCCGTTCGTGAAGGATTTCGCGCCGGGACGCAACGAGCTTCCGCCGATCGAGGTCGGCCGGGATGACTACGTCCGGATTTTCTTCACCGACGGCCCCCGCTACGGCCGCTATTACGAGCTGGTGCCGGTGCGTTAAATGTTGATGGACGCCCGCTGTCCGGTGTCAAAGGACGCATCCGGGCGTTATCCTTAAAGTTATGGATTATAAGCTATACGCTTAAATAGGCCCTGAATTTTTCCGAGAAACGGGTACCGTCCTCCATAGGACGGCGCAGCCGTTTCTTCTTAGGAGGAATAATCATGTCATTTTTCAGCAGGTTTCTGAAGAAGAGCCAGCCGCAGCAGCGGCCGCTGTTCTACGATATCGTATGTCCCTACTGCTTCAGCAAATTCGAGCCCTCGCAGACCGTCTTCCGCGCGGCGCACAGCCGGGAGGATGACGAGGACTACGCGCTCGGCGAAGATGACGCGCTGAACCGGTACCGCGAGCGCTTCGGCCTCGATTCGGTAGACGATCTGGAAGCGATCCTGGTGCCGGCCGACATCCCTGAGGAATACCACCACTACAGCGACAACGTGCTGACCGGGCTGACCGACCGCTACGGCGTCCTGACGCGCAAGCGGCTCTGCCCGTACTGCCACAACGAGCTGCCGGTGACGGCGGGCAAGGTGCCGAGCAACATCATTTCCATCATCGGCGCATCCCAGGTCGGCAAATCCGTCTATATGACCTCGCTGATCCACACGCTCCAGCACACGACGGCCGGTCATTTCGACGCCGCCTGCATGCCGCTGAACGCCAAGATCAGCCAGAAATTCCGCTCTCTGTACGAAGATCCGCTGTTCCAGCGGGGCGATCTGCTGTCCTCCACCCAGAAGGAGAAAATGCAGGAGCCTTTTATTTTCCAGTTCGTGTTCAAGGATGAAGAGAAGCCGCCGCTGACGCTCGTCTTCTTCGACGTGGCGGGCGAAGGCATGGTCGATCAGGACTATCTCGGGCTGCACGGGCAGCATATCAAGAACTCGGCTGGCATTCTGTTCATGGTCGATCCGCTGCAGATCCGGTCCATCCGGGATAAAATCCGCATCAACATCGGCGACCGTCCAGGTGAATGGGTATCCCAATACGACGAGCCGCGCGATGTGGTGCTGACGCTGTTCGGCGATTTCATCGCCTATCAGGAGAAGAGCAGAACCGACATTCCCACAGCGGTCGTGCTGACCAAGAGCGATATGCTGTATTCCCTGAAGGACGAGGACGGGGACTATATCAAGGCGAACAGCAACGTATTCAACAACTATGTGCACCGCGGCACACTGAACCTCAGCGAAGTGGACAATATCGACGGGGAAATCAGCCGGTTTCTCGCCAAGGTGGACCGTCCGTTCAAGGATACGATGGACGTGTATTTTTCGGATACGGCCTATTTCGCGGTGTCGGCACTGGGCAGCAATCCGGTGAATCAGAAGATCGAGGGCGTCGTCAGCCCGATCCGCGTGGACGAGCCTTTCCTGTGGCTGCTGCATAAGCTGAAGTTCATCGAGGGAGGCGATTAAACGGTGGGCATTCAAATGGAGACGGCCGTCCAGCAGCAGATGTATACGCGCCAGCGGAGCGGGATTTTCCGGTCAACGGAAGGCTTCGATACGGTGGCGAAGTCAGGCGGTCTCGACAATAATTTTATCAAAAAAGTTCTCCATCCCTTCTGCTTCTACGACGCTCCGGCGGAGCTTGCATCCAAGGGAGAGAAGGACGAGTCGCAGTACCCGCAAGCCCTGCATTTGTTCCATTTGGAGAGCGGGGAGACGGTGCTGGGACAGAGCCGGTTTCAATCCGCGGATTTCACGGGACTGCGAAGCGCTTTTTTCACGCATAACTATGTTCTTCCTTCTTCGCGGGCCGATGAAATCGTCACCCGATTCAGTGATTATCTGGACGCGGAGTTTGCGGAGGGGTTCTCCGGAGAGCCGGGAGAAGCGCTGCCGGAGCTGGCCGCCGTTCCCGCTTCAAGAAGTTCCCGTCCCCGTCCGGAAGAGGTGCTGCGAACGCTTGGCATTGGCGAGGATATATTCAAAAGCCTGTTGCATTCCGCGATGCAGTCCATAGCCGGCAAAAAGAAAATATACGTCACGCTGAACGTGCCGGTGGCGCGGCTGCCCAAGGCGGCGGCAGACCTTACATGGGTGCTGCTGGGCGCGCTGCCGTTCGAGTTCCGGCGCAGACTGGGCGTGCTTACATACGCGGCGGAGCCGCAGAGCCGGAAGTACATCCACCTGACCTTCGTGGAATCCGGCTCGCTGCGTCCCGGCGACCGGGAAATCGAGAAGGATTATCTCTTTGATCTGGCCGCCGGGCGGACGCAAAATACGGATCTGGCTCCCAATACTCCTAGCCCTTTCCTCGATCTGGCGTGGGAGCTGCTCCACCGGGGCAGAGATGCCATGGATGACTTCGGTGCATTCGCGGACGGGATGCTCCAGGGAGAAGGCTTCGAGCGGAAGCTGTCGCTTGCGGCGTACAACGAGCTGGCAGCGTTCTACCGGATCGAACAGGGTGACGAGGGACTGTACCGGGAGAACAAGGCTGCCGTGCTCGGCGGGCTGCTGAGCTATCTGGAACGGGAAGGCGCGTTGGAGTCGAAAATCCGGCTTAACGATCTGTTCCTGGAACGGTTCGACCGGGAGTTCGACGAGATCCGGCAGAAGGGCGTACCGGAGCCAGCTGTGCTGGAGAGCTTCCGGGATTATTTCTCGCTGAAGGGCCACAATTATCGGACGCGCATCGTCGATTATTTCATCAATGGCATGCTGAACGCGCAAAACGCCGGACGGGACGACGCGCTGGCGGCGGCATTTCGGGTAGTGGAGGGCAGCAGCGAACTGGCGGCCGCGTTCTTCGGCAAGCTGCTCAGTACGCCGGTATTCGCGCGCCTGCTGTTCCAGCCGTATGTGGATGCCCGGCTGGCTTCTGCCGAACAGACCGCGGATTTGATGGAGTTTGTGGCAGACTGGGACCGGTTCATGCCGGAAGCGCTCCGGCTGCCCGCGCTCCGGGACGGGCTGCGGGATTATTTGCCCGAGAAGCTGGAGAGGGAAGAGGATTCCGTCTTGGCGGTGGCCGCGATCCACGACTATATCGAGCAGGCGGAGAAGAGCCGCCGCCGGGGAGCCGGCATCGGCCTGGACGCGCTGGCACTGATGAAGGAGCTGGCGGCTTCGGCTGACCGTTATCTGCTGACCCGGCTGTCGCTTGAGGAGATTACGCAGGAGCAGCTGCTTGAGCTTACTTTCGTACGCTACTCGCTCGATATGGGCGAGTGGGACCCGCCGCTTGATCTTCAGAGCAGACGGAAGGCGAATGTGCTGCGGGCCGCTTACCGCTGGTTCGGCGAGGAAGACCCGGATGCCGGGATTTTCGAGAAGCTCGCGCCGCAGGAGCTGGACGATGTACAGCTCCTGGGGCAGCGCTGGCTGAAAGAGAGCCGGGGAGCGGAGCCGTTTGCCCGGATTCCGCTCGCCTTCTATCACAGCATGAACCGCGAAGGCGGACCGCTGGAATATGAATCCGTGCTGGATCATGTGCGGCGCAAGGCTGGCGACAAGGAGACCGTGTACCGCTTCCTCGCCTGGTCGCAGGACAAGCCTCTGTTCGCCGTCTCGTCCAAGAAGCTGTATCCAGGCTACCGGCGGGCGATTTTGA includes these proteins:
- a CDS encoding vWA domain-containing protein yields the protein MQRKVNLLLLLFSLIGGAVAWIIGEALLGSLLENWPSILAIGVYFAIVALGVGLGCLLAEIISPRLNGFSWKQRYLGLSWKLLPLTVAIVLGAGVLTEFIYELNFGGLRPVKDIVMVIDDSGSMGTNDPNNRRYAAASELVGRMDNDNRVAVLTFSDKASVAQPLTPLSGTDKREQVVKAIQGLQTTTGGTNLSGALTAALDVLSGGGSGRGAMVILLSDGVSQLDTATELQPYLDQGVAVNTVGLGLSGSDGSTLLKDIASVTGGQYYDVSDADRLADVFRQIYDRLGDRTLLTERTDAAQNSPYYAVVRIISLLLIGGALGLGLGILFDNRHLARSFGLGGLVSGLLAGLTLEYGLGGEAVLDVMVRLLAVLLLAGVMALFTGVVPVGEGRLTRRGSRAAQQPARPTRGFPSRGGKGSKGF
- a CDS encoding TRAFAC clade GTPase domain-containing protein, with amino-acid sequence MSFFSRFLKKSQPQQRPLFYDIVCPYCFSKFEPSQTVFRAAHSREDDEDYALGEDDALNRYRERFGLDSVDDLEAILVPADIPEEYHHYSDNVLTGLTDRYGVLTRKRLCPYCHNELPVTAGKVPSNIISIIGASQVGKSVYMTSLIHTLQHTTAGHFDAACMPLNAKISQKFRSLYEDPLFQRGDLLSSTQKEKMQEPFIFQFVFKDEEKPPLTLVFFDVAGEGMVDQDYLGLHGQHIKNSAGILFMVDPLQIRSIRDKIRINIGDRPGEWVSQYDEPRDVVLTLFGDFIAYQEKSRTDIPTAVVLTKSDMLYSLKDEDGDYIKANSNVFNNYVHRGTLNLSEVDNIDGEISRFLAKVDRPFKDTMDVYFSDTAYFAVSALGSNPVNQKIEGVVSPIRVDEPFLWLLHKLKFIEGGD
- a CDS encoding transcription initiation factor TFIID, which encodes MIHSQALSFAEEYAAREERLQDLGDGRSSIHYPALFLFVGDKCASAVLPVLESCRRKWDNAGGVLGIYAAPEGGGRPEEGFGESLRTLTLPAVSGLDPKTVRRDLYRAFHGDSRYLAEMNTSLRRLTGSMADFGRMYSSFDVVHLSVVTRVDDPCNVLLPEIALLARAILGQSFKSVQTDLFALISEREQAESYGLSSSEGLAFLRELDGMQAPDYRMEAPLLVTEDGLSIPVSHGPSPLFDLVYVLSDKNERGTSPVNGMQDNYEIISHISLLKNVMRPAGDSGPDQGGYNNMAFKSGIRGSTGRQGYASAGFSGVRRPNRQIALAVLYHTFKRFREKLLTGSGPAPRERMELMGLTPGRLREAAMRLLPDKEGLNEMTGLMSYGRPSYGELKRLTLSEAEDMLFGSGGEAYFRSNFTEPSSRLLETVNPLTDWKPLLAAGDVAGPRVTFVQLAEWTADKENAGSVLHGLRQHMAGLRAGIASSREEISRLFGERVESLPFPRVPLMDKRTVRNLIHYLFAEGYGLKYELLLLETELALCLRIEAALESLHESSIRRLRTMERLEEELKAAALDSIGRAEGDVGRNIMEYYRAVTDEVISDIETRRGHDALQSERYLGDLTELLDRGSEEVLSRLTLVCGREILTKELFTLSFEEELLRRANVAAAYENREVLTKEELFRRLYRLLEEEASINVRLFEYTQEHRHEEKYFFGDSASEFMRYALSADETTRIYRLGFVHERRRSGVEKLNLMGGFHLEDLLYYRNGRIYYETYLKNGYGLHGVDEASLPALR